A single Hylaeus volcanicus isolate JK05 unplaced genomic scaffold, UHH_iyHylVolc1.0_haploid 12221, whole genome shotgun sequence DNA region contains:
- the LOC128883183 gene encoding DNA-directed RNA polymerase II subunit rpb1-like: protein MACPLVLANAKSTHEVKKVRSLEFRIFSPKQVLDMSVCKVESLEMYGNGVPKEGGLNDLRMGTTDYRFNCGSCNMDCKQCPGHFGHIALAKPMYHIGYLRVILSALRCVCYSCSRLLVDLNEGKAKAALKVKNNKVRFHRLAEICQTKKVCEASSIEDEDAGLDGGCGCIQPKYMKDGISLVIQMRRNNDRNGDKNSMKTSIGEDTKRPLPAEEAMAVLQRISDRDVRLLGFDPQRNHPAWMILSVLPVPPPQVRPYVQYGCDRSEDDLSLKLLDIVKTNQQLKRLEEAGAASQILQEVAYVLQYHIATLINNDIPGLPVATTRGKKPIKSLRQRLKGKDGRLRGNLMGKRVDFSARTVITGDPNLSVDQVGVPRSVAMNLTFPETVTPFNIKELKKLVSNGPFEWPGARYIIRSDGTRFDLRHCHGNPSSQQLDIGDQVERHMMDNDYVLFNRQPSLHKMSIMGHRTKILPWSTFRLNLSVTSPYNADFDGDEMNLHLPQSHEPRAEIKYLMLVPQQIVSPQGNRPVMGIVQDSLLGIAKFTKRDTFLTRGEIMSLLVWIPYWNGILPFPTILRPEPLWTGKQVISCLLCFESTEESNQAKVNLTRDGTIRLKNDLQWCSENDSRVIIRENEHLAGIICKRTVGSSSGSLIHVLWLEVGPERTKDFLSTCQKVINLWLEQYGFTVGCADIVSTEKTSVEISATLMESSEKVQELIGMAQKGLLETQPGKSLLQSFESRVNQELNRAREAAGKIAADALDETNNIIAMVNAGSKGSTINISQIMACVGQQNVEGRRIPFGFKDRSLPHYVKHDYGPQARGFVFNSYLTGLNPQELFFHAMGGREGIIDTACKTSETGYIQRRLIKAMEDVLVAYDRTVRSCGGEIIQFVYGEDGMAGEYIEDIYLSLMQLDYKAMEKMYKHDFTQEDYGQPWITNPAIRNEIRLSFQHQNVLEQEWQNLLAAKERLCSEISTNGEPKHYLPINVARLIELAQQRFVNEPLTSMSPMEIVKQVDNLLESLIVVLSTGEQDNITKEMQLNATMLLHIHLRSALASRKIMECDRLGPQGFNWLLHEITHQFHRSLAHPGEVVGAVAAQSIGEPATQMTLNTFHFAGVGSKNITLGVPRLKELINVSKTVKTPSLTVYLQPHVAQDQDAVKSVQAHIEHTTLEKVTSYAQIVYDPNPTETIIEADKQWVSEYYEFPDDDDSPFQLGPWVLRIQLIERLITDKQLTMKEIGEKICAEFTSNEIDCIWTDDNSEDLVIRIRIKFQDGSKEHRSDDKEDSEDEHGFLQRLMSQYLANITLRGIQGITKVYMREEKSQKYNSDTGTFEPYTQWVLDTDGCNLTAVLCVQDVDATRTVSNDIVEVFDVLGIEAVRRALLRELRAVISFDGSYVNYRHLATLCDVMTQKGHLMSITRNGINRVDKGCLSKCSFEETVEILMMAAAFAETDHLRGVTEHVIFGQLAPFGTGLCDLVIDEEKVRYTNPNYDTTMTSAMSSMHGQHEDCITSPLSDTSCMQLANTSARAGRHQQPEKNFTATPFSPTSPMSPLHNASFSSPQQDFSRHDNQFSPVQQSPMSPMSSSYQPLSLASSPQNILTSPLSNPTGSFSPQATLQSYNITSPHYSPTSPIYSPTSPVQTKTAPFSYSITSPNYSPTSPFVAATNYSPTSPAYSPTSPAYSPTSPAYSPTSPFASPLANVSRQVTSPTSPYYGKATVISPAFSPMSPMAIQSPGAYSLTSPNYSPTSPVYPLNNLSPTVPLSNDVGVVSPRYDTIQFHQSPSYSPSSPMYSPSSPLVSNVNQAYSPTSPSAFLQSDDVKEQPSFRPDSNM, encoded by the exons atggCATGTCCATTGGTGTTAGCGAATGCGAAGTCAACGCATGAAGTTAAGAAGGTTAGATCACTTGAATTTCGTATCTTTTCTCCTAAACAGGTG cTTGATATGTCCGTATGTAAAGTGGAAAGTTTAGAAATGTATGGAAATGGTGTTCCGAAAGAAGGTGGTCTCAACGATTTACGTATGGGCACAACCGATTACCGCTTTAATTGTGGATCTTGTAATATGGACTGCAAACAATGTCCAG GCCATTTCGGACATATTGCTTTAGCAAAACCAATGTATCACATTGGCTATCTCCGTGTCATTTTATCAGCTTTGCGGTGTGTTTGTTATAGTTGTTCGCGGCTTTTAGTTGACTTAAATGAGGGGAAAGCAAAAGCAGCcttaaaagttaaaaataataaagtacgaTTTCATCGTTTAGCAGAAATATGTCAGACGAAAAAAGTTTGCGAAGCGAGCTCCATAGAAGATGAAGATGCGGGACTTGATGGAGGTTGTGGATGCATTCAACCTAAATATATGAAAGATGGTATATCTCTTGTTATTCAAATGCGTCGAAATAATGATAGAAATGGTGATAAAAATAGTATGAAAACGTCAATAGGAGAAGATACAAAAAGACCTTTACCTGCTGAAGAAGCTATGGCAGTACTTCAACGTATATCTGATCGTGATGTACGCCTATTAGGTTTTGATCCACAACGGAATCACCCTGCATGGATGATTTTATCGGTTCTTCCAGTGCCACCACCGCAAGTTCGACCATATGTCCAATATGGATGTGATAGATCAGAAGATGATTTAAGTTTAAAACTATTAGACATCGTCAAAACgaatcaacaattaaaaagattgGAAGAAGCTGGTGCGGCTAGTCAAATTTTACAGGAAGTAGCTTATGTTCTTCAATATCATATAGCGACtcttattaataatgatattccTGGTTTACCAGTGGCGACAACGCGAGGAAAAAAACCTATTAAATCGTTAAGACAACGTCTTAAAGGTAAAGATGGAAGACTTCGAGGGAATTTGATGGGGAAACGTGTTGATTTTTCGGCTCGAACTGTCATAACGGGAGATCCTAATCTTTCTGTAGATCAAGTTGGCGTTCCACGAAGTGTTGCAATGAATTTAACGTTTCCGGAAACGGTCACACCtttcaatataaaagaattaaaaaaattggtcTCTAACGGTCCTTTTGAGTGGCCTGGCGCACGGTATATTATTCGATCGGATGGCACACGTTTCGACTTGAGACACTGTCACGGTAATCCTTCTTCTCAACAACTTGATATAGGAGATCAGGTTGAAAGGCATATGATGGATAATGattatgttttgtttaatCGACAACCTTCTCTTCATAAAATGTCCATCATGGGACATCGGACAAAAATTTTACCTTGGTCcacttttcgtttaaatttatcagTGACTTCACCTTACAATGCTGATTTTGATGGGGATGAAATGAATCTTCATTTACCTCAATCACATGAACCTCGtgctgaaattaaatatctaatGCTCGTGCCTCAACAAATTGTATCTCCGCAAGGAAATCGACCTGTGATGGGGATTGTACAAGATTCTCTTTTAGGCATAGCCAAATTTACAAAACGTGATACTTTTTTGACCCGTGGCGAAATCATGAGTTTACTTGTCTGGATTCCTTACTGGAATGGAATTCTTCCTTTCCCTACCATTTTACGCCCAGAGCCTTTGTGGACGGGTAAACAAGTTATCAGTTGTTTGTTATGCTTTGAATCTACTGAAGAATCAAATCAAGCCAAAGTCAATTTGACGCGTGACGGAACTAtacgtttgaaaaatgatttacaatgGTGTTCgg aaaatgatagtcGTGTTATCATACGCGAAAACGAACATTTAGCAGGAATTATTTGTAAACGTACTGTGGGTTCATCTTCTGGTTCCCTTATTCACGTTTTATGGCTTGAAGTTGGTCCTGAACGCACTAAAGATTTTTTATCCACATGTCAAAAAGTTATCAATTTATGGTTAGAGCAATACGGATTCACTGTCGGGTGTGCTGATATTGTTTCTACAGAGAAGACTTCAGTAGag ATTTCAGCGACATTAATGGAGTCTTCAGAAAAAGTGCAAGAACTTATTGGAATGGCTCAAAAAGGTCTTTTAGAAACTCAGCCAGGAAAATCTCTTTTGCAATCTTTTGAATCTCGAGTCAATCAAGAATTGAATCGAGCTCGTGAGGCGGCTGGTAAAATTGCTGCAGATGCTTTggatgaaacaaataatatcattGCTATG GTTAATGCTGGAAGTAAAGGTTCcacaataaatatatctcaAATTATGGCGTGCGTTGGTCAACAAAATGTGGAAGGACGACGTATTCCTTTTGGCTTTAAAGATAG ATCTCTACCCCATTACGTTAAACATGATTACGGGCCACAAGCGCGtggatttgtttttaattcctATCTTACAGGATTGAATcctcaagaattattttttcacgcTATGGGAGGAAGAGAAG GTATTATCGATACAGCATGTAAAACATCTGAAACCGGTTACATTCAGCGTCGCTTAATTAAAGCTATGGAAGATGTTCTAGTGGCGTATGATCGAACAGTTCGGAGTTGTGGAGGGGAAATCATTCAATTTGTGTACGGTGAAGACGGCATGGCTGGTGAATATATTGAAGACATTTATCTTTCCTTGATGCAATTGGATTATAAGGCTATGGAAAAGATGTATAAGCATGATTTCACACAAGAAGATTACGGCCAACCCTGGATAACAAATCCAGCGATAAGAAATGAGATTCGCTTATCGTTTCAACATCAAAACGTTTTAGAACAAGAATGGCAAAATTTGTTAGCTGCTAAAGAGCGTTTATGTTCGGAAATATCCACGAATGGAGAACCTAAACATTACCTTCCTATTAATGTTGCTCGACTTATTGAATTAGCACAACAACGATTTGTTAATGAa CCTTTAACAAGTATGTCTCCTATGGAAATTGTTAAGCAAGTTGACAATCTTCTCGAGTCTTTGATTGTTGTTTTGTCGACTGGGGAACAAGATAATATCACAAaagaaatgcaattaaatgCTACCATGTTATTACATATCCATCTACGTTCGGCGTTAGCCTCAAGAAAAATTATGGAATGCGATCGTCTTGGACCTCAAGGATTTAATTGGCTTCTTCATGAAATCACACATCAATTTCATAGATCTCTTGCACATCCTGGTGAAGTTGTTGGAGCCGTGGCAGCACAAAGTATTGGAGAGCCGGCAACTCAAATGACattaaatacttttcattttgctg GTGTTGGATCTAAAAACATTACTTTGGGAGTTCCTCGGTTAAAGGAACTAATAAATGTGTCAAAAACTGTCAAAACTCCTTCTTTAACAGTGTATTTACAACCGCATGTCGCACAAGATCAGGATGCTGTCAAATCTGTTCAAGCACATATTGAACACACAACTTTAGAAAAGGTTACCTCTTACGCGCAAATTGTGTACGATCCTAATCCTACGGAAACTATTATCGAAGCg GATAAACAATGGGTATCTGAATATTACGAGTTTCCTGATGATGATGATTCACCCTTTCAATTAGGGCCATGGGTTTTACGGATTCAACTCATTGAGCGACTTATAACTGATAAACAATTGACAATGAAGGAG ATTGGTGAAAAAATTTGTGCTGAGTTCACTAGTAACGAAATAGATTGCATTTGGACCGATGACAATTCAGAGGATCTTGTTATTCGT attcgtattaaatttcaagatGGTAGTAAAGAGCATCGCTCCGATGACAAGGAGGATTCAGAAGACGAACACGGATTTTTGCAAAGGCTTATGTCACAATATTTAGCAAATATTACCTTACGTGGGATTCAAG GTATTACAAAGGTTTATATGCGAGAAGAAAAAAGCCAAAAGTACAATAGTGACACGGGAACTTTTGAACCCTACACACAATGGGTTCTCGATACTGATGGATGCAATCTTACAGCCGTGTTATGTGTCCAAGACGTTGATGCCACCCGTACCGTTTCTAATGATATTGTTGAAGTGTTCGAT GTATTAGGGATTGAGGCTGTACGTCGAGCACTTTTACGAGAGCTACGCGCTGTAATTTCGTTTGATGGATCATATGTGAATTATCGTCATTTAGCCACTCTGTGTGATGTAATGACTCAAAAAGGACATCTCATGTCAATTACAAGAAATGGAATTAATCGCGTAGACAAAGGATGTCTCTCAAAGTGTAGTTTTGAAGAAACTGTCGAAATATTAATGATGGCTGCAGCGTTTGCTGAAACAGACCATTTAAGAGGAGTCACTGAACATGTTATTTTCGGGCAATTAGCACCCTTTGGTACAGGTTTATGTGACCTTGTGATAGACGAGGAGAAAGTACGATATACTAATCCAAATTATGATACAACCATGACTTCTGCTATGAGTTCAATGCATGGGCAACATGAAGACTGTATCACAAGCCCTCTAAGTGATACAAGTTGTATGCAGCTTGCAAATACATCTGCACGTGCAGGTCGCCATCAACAACCTGAGAAAAATTTCACGGCAACACCTTTCAGTCCTACGTCACCCATGTCACCTCTTCATAATGCATCTTTTTCTTCACCTCAGCAAGATTTTTCACGACATGATAATCAGTTTTCTCCCGTACAACAAAGTCCAATGTCACCTATGTCCAGTTCCTACCAACCTTTATCACTGGCATCCTCTCCACAAAACATTCTAACGTCACCTTTATCGAATCCTACAGGATCGTTCAGTCCACAAGCAACACTTCAATCGTACAACATCACAAGTCCTCATTATTCCCCTACATCACCAATCTACTCACCTACGTCACCTGTTCAAACGAAAACAGCGCCTTTTTCATATTCTATTACATCCCCTAATTATTCACCAACGTCACCATTCGTAGCTGCAACGAACTACTCACCTACATCACCAGCCTATTCACCAACCTCACCTGCATATTCACCAACATCACCCGCATATTCGCCGACCTCTCCTTTCGCATCTCCTCTTGCGAATGTATCTCGACAAGTTACGTCACCTACGTCACCGTATTATGGAAAAGCTACCGTCATTTCGCCCGCTTTTTCTCCCATGTCCCCTATGGCAATCCAAAGTCCGGGTGCTTATTCCTTAACGTCACCGAATTATTCTCCTACATCACCTGTTTATCCTCTAAATAATTTGTCCCCTACTGTACCATTATCTAATG acGTTGGTGTTGTATCACCACGTTATGATACAATACAATTTCATCAATCACCATCCTATTCTCCATCTTCTCCGATGTATTCTCCTTCTTCTCCCCTTGTATCCAACGTGAACCAAGCTTACTCTCCCACGTCACCTTCCGCTTTTTTGCAATCTGATGACGTAAAAGAACAACCTTCTTTTAGGCCTGATAGTAACATGTAA
- the LOC128883193 gene encoding uncharacterized protein LOC128883193: protein MALAKEASNYDQKYSSKDGKSYIHPYGDVYKPLKPYPIFDLNPLFSPGTLKDSKGHTVNWEDLLGKSVALYFADYALCRCKSVLPILCNVYKTFNESGDYQKVEIVFVSLDKSEKEYAEHRAVQPWLSLPYESDIIDRFKDHYRVMHANELCKYGYGPRMTPPSLIIINRYGRLLQFLEINEQVKLWKKWDVISELF from the exons atggcTCTTGCAAAAG AAGCAAGCAATTATGATCAAAAATATAGTAGTAAAGATGGTAAATCTTACATTCACCCTTACG GGGATGTGTACAAACCTTTAAAACCTTATCcaatttttgatttaaatCCCTTATTTTCTCCGGGTACCTTGAAAGACTCTAAAGGTCATACTGTAAACTGGGAAGATTTGTTAG gCAAATCTGTCGCATTATATTTTGCTGATTATGCCTTGTGCCGCTGCAAAAGTGTTTTACCCATTTTATGTAACGTGTATAAAACGTTTAACGAATCAG GAGATTATCAAAAGGTTGaaatcgttttcgtttctttagACAAGTCAGAAAAAGAATATGCAGAACATCGCGCTGTGCAACCTTGGTTATCATTACCTTATGAATCCGATATTATTGATAGATTTAAGGATCATTATCGAGTGATGCACGCGAATGAACTTTGCAAATACG gatatGGTCCTCGGATGACACCACCTTccttgattattattaatcgttaTGGTCGATTGCTTCAGTTTCTAGAAATAAATGAGCAAGTGAAATTATGGAAGAAATGGGATGTTATTTCTGAGCTGTTCtga
- the LOC128883191 gene encoding uncharacterized protein LOC128883191 isoform X1 produces the protein MKMFRVAKNGLQRHSILDLSRCHNENPEVTEIPLTSSFEPQYPRRIVASKRRPGMARNESQTLFNLENAANNKVSQQSLVQNYATPENKDAMGKILEDNLLCVRQNDTKQEFNEVSEKGDVFSYAATKVVKQALESYKELKTRSCTVYEPVVTFKYLSAFPALFHDAVNYFKTQSKELQTTVTSFCHDKEESQQSTDTFMHRIPLFSSIITPTMLSHSFNDTLKKTTHEISCESLVESLESLRLAYENKLLELDKIDSLIVTLIYGVESEHTALYEYQKTWLEQIKGKQTQVKDSSLTQIISEETVLPQWSAKELERLESLEKAKKLVLTFCSKGTDICHELDAMIREELVLLVYYVHSLQKRQVDDIAAEKFMLNTKN, from the exons atgaaaatgtttcgtgTTGCTAAAAATGGTTTACAACGGCATTCTATACTTGATTTATCAAGATGCCATAATGAAAATCCTGAGGTTACTGAAATACCACTAACGTCATCTTTTGAACCGCAATACCCTCGACGAATTGTCGCATCTAAGCGTCGACCAGGAATGGCAAGAAATGAGTCACAAACTCTTTTCAATTTAGAAAACGCagcaaataataaagtatcaCAACAATCCTTAGTGCAAAATTATGCTACACCAGAAAATAAAGATGCTATGGGGAAGATCTTAGAAGACAATTTACTTTGTGTTCGACAGAATGATACAAAACAAGAATTCAACGAAGTGTCTGAAAAAGGTGATGTTTTTTCTTACGCCGCTACAAAAGTGGTGAAACAAGCTTTGGAATcttataaagaattaaaaacacGTTCTTGCACAGTTTACGAACCTGTTGTTACTTTCAAGTATCTTTCAGCTTTCCCTGCTTTGTTTCAT GATGCTGTCAACTATTTCAAAACGCAATCAAAAGAGCTTCAAACGACGGTCACTTCTTTTTGTCATGATAAAGAAGAAAGTCAACAATCCACTGATACTTTCATGCACCGAATACCCCTCTTTTCTAGTATTATCACACCTACCATGCTTTCACACAGTTTCAATGACACTCTAAAAAAAACAACACATGAAATTTCTTGCGAGTCACTTGTGGAGTCACTTGAAAGTCTTCGATTAGCTTATGAAAACAAGTTGTTGGAACTTGATAAGATTGATTCTTTG ATAGTGACTCTCATTTATGGAGTTGAAAGTGAACATACAGCATTATATGAATATCAAAAAACTTGGCTGGAACAAATTAAAGGAAAGCAAACGCAGGTCAAAGATTCATCATTGACACAAATCATTAGCGAAGAAACGGTTTTACCGCAATGGTCTGCAAAGGAACTGGAAAGATTAGAAAGTTTGGAAAAAGCTAAAAAACTCGTTCTAACTTTCTGTTCAAAAGGTACAGACATATGTCACGAATTAGATGCAATG ATACGGGAAGAGTTGGTACTTCTTGTCTATTATGTTCACAGTCTACAAAAACGTCAAGTTGACGATATCGCAGCTGAAAAATTCATGCTAAACACCAAGAATTAG
- the LOC128883191 gene encoding uncharacterized protein LOC128883191 isoform X2, producing MKMFRVAKNGLQRHSILDLSRCHNENPEVTEIPLTSSFEPQYPRRIVASKRRPGMARNESQTLFNLENAANNKVSQQSLVQNYATPENKDAMGKILEDNLLCVRQNDTKQEFNEVSEKGDVFSYAATKVVKQALESYKELKTRSCTVYEPVVTFKYLSAFPALFHDAVNYFKTQSKELQTTVTSFCHDKEESQQSTDTFMHRIPLFSSIITPTMLSHSFNDTLKKTTHEISCESLVESLESLRLAYENKLLELDKIDSLIVTLIYGVESEHTALYEYQKTWLEQIKGKQTQVKDSSLTQIISEETVLPQWSAKELERLESLEKAKKLVLTFCSKEYPFRYGKSWYFLSIMFTVYKNVKLTISQLKNSC from the exons atgaaaatgtttcgtgTTGCTAAAAATGGTTTACAACGGCATTCTATACTTGATTTATCAAGATGCCATAATGAAAATCCTGAGGTTACTGAAATACCACTAACGTCATCTTTTGAACCGCAATACCCTCGACGAATTGTCGCATCTAAGCGTCGACCAGGAATGGCAAGAAATGAGTCACAAACTCTTTTCAATTTAGAAAACGCagcaaataataaagtatcaCAACAATCCTTAGTGCAAAATTATGCTACACCAGAAAATAAAGATGCTATGGGGAAGATCTTAGAAGACAATTTACTTTGTGTTCGACAGAATGATACAAAACAAGAATTCAACGAAGTGTCTGAAAAAGGTGATGTTTTTTCTTACGCCGCTACAAAAGTGGTGAAACAAGCTTTGGAATcttataaagaattaaaaacacGTTCTTGCACAGTTTACGAACCTGTTGTTACTTTCAAGTATCTTTCAGCTTTCCCTGCTTTGTTTCAT GATGCTGTCAACTATTTCAAAACGCAATCAAAAGAGCTTCAAACGACGGTCACTTCTTTTTGTCATGATAAAGAAGAAAGTCAACAATCCACTGATACTTTCATGCACCGAATACCCCTCTTTTCTAGTATTATCACACCTACCATGCTTTCACACAGTTTCAATGACACTCTAAAAAAAACAACACATGAAATTTCTTGCGAGTCACTTGTGGAGTCACTTGAAAGTCTTCGATTAGCTTATGAAAACAAGTTGTTGGAACTTGATAAGATTGATTCTTTG ATAGTGACTCTCATTTATGGAGTTGAAAGTGAACATACAGCATTATATGAATATCAAAAAACTTGGCTGGAACAAATTAAAGGAAAGCAAACGCAGGTCAAAGATTCATCATTGACACAAATCATTAGCGAAGAAACGGTTTTACCGCAATGGTCTGCAAAGGAACTGGAAAGATTAGAAAGTTTGGAAAAAGCTAAAAAACTCGTTCTAACTTTCTGTTCAAAAG AGTACCCTTTTAGATACGGGAAGAGTTGGTACTTCTTGTCTATTATGTTCACAGTCTACAAAAACGTCAAGTTGACGATATCGCAGCTGAAAAATTCATGCTAA
- the LOC128883198 gene encoding histone H4, with product MSGRGKGGKGLGKGGAKRHRKVLRDNIQGITKPAIRRLARRGGVKRISALIYEEVRGVLKTFLENVIKDSVAYTEHARRKTVTAMDIVYALKRQGRTIYGFGG from the coding sequence ATGTCAGGACGAGGTAAAGGTGGTAAAGGATTAGGGAAGGGTGGAGCGAAACGTCATCGTAAAGTTTTACGTGATAATATTCAGGGCATAACGAAACCTGCCATACGTCGTTTAGCACGTCGTGGTGGTGTTAAACGAATTTCAGCATTAATTTATGAAGAAGTTCGTGGTGTTTTAAAAAcgtttttggaaaatgttattaaagatTCCGTCGCGTACACTGAGCACGCTCGAAGAAAAACAGTAACTGCTATGGATATTGTCTACGCTTTAAAACGTCAAGGAAGAACAATTTATGGTTTTGGTGGTTAA